AAACGCGTTGTTTTTAATGCTATTACTAAAGATTCAGTAAAAAATGCTGTTAAAAACCCCAGAGATATCGATGAGAACCTTGTAAACGCTCAGCAAGCAAGACGTGCGCTTGACTATTTAGTAGGCTTTGGTATTTCACCAATATTATGGCGTAAATTACCTGGAAGCAAATCAGCAGGACGTGTTCAGTCTGTAGCACTAAGGCTTATTTGTGAACGCGAACGTGAAATTGAAAAGTTTAAGACGCAAGAATACTATACAATTGAGGCTGATTTTAAACAAAAAACTAAGTTTCATGCTATTCTTCATCAAATTGATGGTAAAAAATTAGAGAAGTTTGATTTAACTAAAGATACAGCCGAAAATCATTTAAATGCAGCAAAATTACTCGAATATTTTGTAGCTAATGTTGAGAAAAAGAAACTCACCCGTAATCCTCAGCCGCCATTTACAACATCTACCCTTCAGCAGGAAGCTTCAAGAAAGCTTGGTTTTTCAACAAAAATGACCATGCAAATTGCTCAAAAGCTATATGAAGGTATTAAAATTGGCGATGAAATTATCGGTCTTATTACATATATGAGAACTGACGGTGTGCAAATAGCCCCTGAAGCCCTTAAAGATACAAGAACATTTATTGAGACTGCTTATGGAAGTGATTATCTTCCAAAAAGCCCAAGAATGTATCAGACTAAAGCAAAAAATGCACAAGAAGCGCACGAAGCTATCCGCCCTACAAGCTTAGGCTTACCACCTGAAAAAGTTAAGCGCTACCTTGATGACGTGCAGTTTAAGCTTTATGAACTAATCTGGAAACGCTTAGTTTCAAGCCAGATGGAATCTGCAATCTTAGACTCCGTTACTATTACATCAGAAGACAAAGGTGCTAAATATTCTTTCAAATCAACAGGCTCTACTATTAAATTTGATGGTTTTTATAGGGTTTATCGCGAAGGATATGATGACGTTACTTTAGATGACGAAACTGTATTGCCTAACTTAGAAATTGGATCTAAGCTTGATCTAGAAAAAATTGAATCAATTCAGCACTTTACCGAGCCACCTCCTCGCTTTACTGAAGCAAGTTTAGTTAAAAAACTTGAAGAACTTGGCATTGGAAGACCCTCAACATATTCTTCTATTATTTCAGTTATTCAGGATAGAAAATACGTAAAGCTTGATAAAAAAAGATTTATTCCTGAAGATAGGGGTATTATTGTTACCACTTTCCTTGAAAACTTCTTTTCAAATTATG
Above is a genomic segment from Alphaproteobacteria bacterium 33-17 containing:
- a CDS encoding DNA topoisomerase I → MSKVLIVESPAKAKTINKYLPDFDVVATYGHIRDLPSKNGSVVPGEDFKMLYEINSTSTRHVDNIVKVCKNADEIYLATDPDREGESISWHVVEILKEKKAIKPNAIVKRVVFNAITKDSVKNAVKNPRDIDENLVNAQQARRALDYLVGFGISPILWRKLPGSKSAGRVQSVALRLICEREREIEKFKTQEYYTIEADFKQKTKFHAILHQIDGKKLEKFDLTKDTAENHLNAAKLLEYFVANVEKKKLTRNPQPPFTTSTLQQEASRKLGFSTKMTMQIAQKLYEGIKIGDEIIGLITYMRTDGVQIAPEALKDTRTFIETAYGSDYLPKSPRMYQTKAKNAQEAHEAIRPTSLGLPPEKVKRYLDDVQFKLYELIWKRLVSSQMESAILDSVTITSEDKGAKYSFKSTGSTIKFDGFYRVYREGYDDVTLDDETVLPNLEIGSKLDLEKIESIQHFTEPPPRFTEASLVKKLEELGIGRPSTYSSIISVIQDRKYVKLDKKRFIPEDRGIIVTTFLENFFSNYVEYGFTAELENKLDDVSCGEFKWKELLGNFWENFDSTVKNASNLKLESIIELLNDSLAEHFFGTSDLDARKCPSDGGVLGIRLSKFGAFIGCSNYPDCAYKRNLDQEDGSEGSQDGDAESASSKDPFPIKIGEIDGGEVTIRKGPYGIYVQQDVPGSKTPKRSSLPKNLNYQDVTFEDAKKLLSLPLEIGKHPETGEAIKIGIGKFGPYVLYNGKYTSIKKADFFNLSIQEAVDLIGNSEKKASTKKVSAAKVIEGYEIFRGGFGMLYMLKDGKRLTFPKKTKIDDVDLDLIKSVLGE